One part of the Podarcis muralis chromosome 3, rPodMur119.hap1.1, whole genome shotgun sequence genome encodes these proteins:
- the HIVEP2 gene encoding transcription factor HIVEP2, which produces MDSGDTAVGQNATSRSGETAKVPSRWRQEHSANAKMSALRSLEGQTQRDPEHMGEPASAQLFSSGKGVSSSDVAQQATDKQYPQHLPSPYSCQHSLSFPQHSLPQGFLHNLKPHQSLEGHKWQFPGHLQPVASEDLFPFHVHGHSGSFSRKKISSLNPAYSQYSQKCIEQQSEDGHKKEHKPKKPGKYICPYCSRACAKPSVLKKHIRSHTGERPYPCVPCGFSFKTKSNLYKHRKSHAHAIKAGLVPFTESAVSKLDLDASFIDVEAEIHSDGEQSTDTDEETSLFVEGSDKLSPVPQIPLDIGSRSGFHSSIEESLGGPMKVPILIIPKSGVQLPCESSPHIGSDNLQNTLISKSDDSHTVKQRLALRLSEKKGQDSEQSLNLLSPHSKGSTDSGYFSRSESAEQQISPPNTNAKSYEEIIFGKFYRINQRMAQPLATANQDRSSMGRKGKAEPLPLTNPRLEMKMLEERMSPNKEALIDPSKMSTIKSSQVFNDSSMESKQSQNVTSSIKSESSLYPGSHPSDSSLLEPPADTNPLIRSNSMPTSSATNLNVPSALRGSHSFDERMTGSDDVFYPGTIGTPHQRMLIRQAAFELPSLQEGHSDSEYHGRIAKNIMVASSRSTVGEKGSGMKKLLTGERPFYEGDASGKHYRKWEDYGPLKQSYRDTPSLSGSKQGGEFYPESSAQLQAVSSTYSITFETRKRRIQKSVGDEEDTPSLCSGASGSPMSGDFDPKLQIQEGPRTRYAIQSHDSSGHSHPDRFEICRSHLQSGSPATSLEECSLTSDQEKASESLSRKGNVISVIQHTNSLSRPNSFERSESTELVVCQQDKMYSSSETCESEIADSPMSPDRVPQTENADSIVCKQPSSSQHSQSYHMQPRLVRQHNIQVPEIRVTEEPDKPEREREAPAKEPEKPAEEFQWPQRSETLSQLPAEKLPPKKKRLRLADLEHSSGESSFESTGTSLSRSPSQESNLSHSSSLSMSFEREDSIKFVTSTRQDEFGKQSEFLTVPAGGYSLSVPGHHQQKEMRRCSSEQMPCPHPAEIPEIRSKSFDYGNLTHASAVGPPPTSLSPARERKKCFLVRQASFSGSPEISQADPSMEQNIKQEQMEHGHAGLRSSHVAWPLSPSSVQSDDSGKQSAGSCPPRSTSLSPLSHSSIPQAPYIPSKYSTEQQHLFALQEKVPFLPFQNTLLQFPYPSVCMVHLPSQPLWPSELSQSPFPHHFVQQLQKTYSKQPFSAESHPGYHLEYAQEHIRKKTADYVHAKEQTYQRYSGTSGQYSKNALATYQPDCSIKSTDTSSEQQLQVDFETQNIGPAQSLPGTVVPVRIQTHVPSYGSVMYTSISQILAQSSSPAIVICKVDETLSQRTLATSATMHGIGFNIAQMLGQHGGLWKVPQTLSLNLDPSIPLCLTSSSDSASTLGGNKRMLSPASSLELFMETKQQKRVKDEKMYGQIVEELSAVELTSSDIKKSFPRPQKPQLVRQSCTTEPKESVPSSSPLPSSSSQDSPATNMPPTELSPVSREKLPSFDSASPGQKSSGTSEGRESPEELDVDEASSDMSLSPTRLPSAESQIEDESKQQKLPFGMLVQMASQPSGKAVTSTILLTDLADFQQILQFPSLRTTTTVSWCFLNYTKPSFVQQTTLKSSVYASWCISSCNPNPSGLSTKITLALLRSKQKNSTEMYTLAPMYRPGTGKLTSSSAWKHLAQMKQEPFFLYGSKFEKKVAGNVIKERIKGDSHGDKDIVSKQTEPMRIKIFEGGYKSNEDYVYVRGRGRGKYICEECGIRCKKPSMLKKHIRTHTDVRPYICKLCNFAFKTKGNLTKHMKSKAHMKKCLELGVSMTSVDDAETEEAENMDDTQHEVKKSSMAGSSTEHQFSDAEESDGDDGEDNDDDDEDEDDFDDTLGDSTPKTRSRSTSPQPPRFSSSVNAATASYGGSPDSSVGHSSLISYLVTLPSIQVTQLLTQSDTCDDSQMTEYQRFFQNKSTDSEPDKDRLDIPCCMDEDYIVSLESNSPRDFSSSSRQSSPGYDSSPYRDNSPKRYLMPKGDLSPRRHLSPRREISPIRHVSPRKEAVLRRELSPRRDVSPRRHLSPRRPMSPGKDVSSRRDLSPRRERRYMASVRAASPRRGLYHNPTLPMGQYLQSESVPLGQSSSRPGLFQGPYFNISGEKGLLEHHGSSLFPEGPTDYVFSHLPLHSQQQLRAPIPMMPIGGIQMVHSVPAALSGLHPPSILSLPKEGSGEKKRAASETIAQESCIVLKHHEKRTCPHALHTTAQGAASPSQQMLLLQQSTSEDGVVEREQEENIQTCTKAIASLRIAAEEGLHGTEQSQRDSEPPQKPSESAHFSIKHFSGSEPGQICASATSPDLHSGEKDLFGTSQTALSHSTFYSKSSADVRQLGYLSKQDSPSSTPERREPPSEKSNPQRSENV; this is translated from the exons ATGGACTCCGGAGATACAGCTGTCGGGCAAAATGCTACCTCAAGGTCTGGAGAAACAGCTAAAGTACCAAGTAGATGGAGGCAGGAACATTCGGCTAATGCTAAGATGAGCGCACTTCGCAGCCTGGAAGGACAGACACAAAGGGACCCCGAGCACATGGGGGAACCGGCATCTGCACAGCTTTTCAGTTCTGGGAAAGGAGTGTCATCTAGCGACGTTGCCCAGCAAGCCACAGACAAGCAATACCCGCAGCACCTTCCGAGTCCTTACTCATGTCAACATTCGCTTTCTTTCCCCCAGCATTCATTGCCACAAGGATTCCTGCACAACCTGAAGCCGCATCAGAGCCTAGAAGGCCACAAATGGCAGTTCCCTGGCCACCTGCAGCCGGTTGCCTCCGAGGACTTGTTTCCATTTCACGTGCATGGCCATAGCGGAAGCTTCTCCAGGAAGAAGATTTCGAGTCTGAACCCTGCTTATAGCCAGTATTCTCAGAAGTGTATAGAGCAACAGTCGGAAGATGGTCATAAGaaagaacacaaacccaaaaagCCTGGCAAATACATTTGCCCGTACTGTAGCCGGGCTTGTGCCAAACCTAGTGTGCTTAAGAAACATATTCGGTCTCACACTGGGGAACGTCCATACCCTTGTGTCCCTTGCGGCTTCTCGTTTAAGACAAAGAGCAATTTATACAAGCACAGGAAATCGCATGCCCATGCGATCAAAGCGGGATTAGTACCTTTCACAGAGTCGGCTGTATCTAAATTGGACCTAGACGCCAGTTTTATCGACGTGGAGGCAGAGATACATTCAGATGGCGAGCAGAGTACAGATACTGATGAAGAGACTTCGTTATTTGTCGAAGGTTCTGACAAACTGAGCCCCGTTCCGCAGATTCCACTGGACATCGGTAGCAGAAGTGGCTTTCACTCATCCATAGAAGAATCCCTGGGAGGCCCAATGAAAGTCCCCATTTTGATTATTCCCAAAAGTGGTGTGCAGTTACCATGTGAAAGCTCCCCACACATTGGATCTGACAATCTGCAAAACACATTAATTAGTAAGTCTGATGACTCTCATACAGTTAAGCAGCGACTTGCACTAAGACTATCTGAGAAAAAAGGGCAGGATTCTGAGCAGTCATTAAATCTCTTAAGCCCCCACAGCAAAGGAAGTACTGACTCTGGTTATTTTTCGCGCTCAGAGAGTGCTGAGCAGCAAATAAGCCCACCAAATACAAATGCAAAGTCTTACGAAGAAATAATCTTTGGAAAATTCTATAGGATTAATCAAAGGATGGCACAACCTTTAGCGACAGCCAATCAGGATCGTAGCTCGATGGGTAGAAAAGGCAAGGCAGAGCCCCTACCTCTCACAAACCCTAGATTAGAAATGAAGATGCTTGAAGAGCGAATGTCTCCAAATAAAGAAGCACTAATTGATCCAAGCAAAATGAGCACTATAAAAAGTAGCCAAGTCTTTAACGACAGCAGTATGGAATCCAAACAGTCTCAGAATGTCACATCATCCATCAAAAGTGAATCAAGCCTTTATCCAGGAAGCCACCCAAGTGATTCATCTCTCCTAGAGCCTCCAGCAGATACAAACCCGCTTATTAGAAGCAACTCCATGCCGACGTCGTCTGCAACCAACTTGAATGTCCCTTCAGCTTTAAGAGGAAGCCATTCATTTGACGAGAGGATGACTGGTTCCGATGATGTGTTTTACCCCGGGACAATAGGAACACCCCACCAGCGCATGCTAATACGACAAGCGGCCTTTGAGCTGCCATCGCTGCAGGAAGGACACTCAGATTCAGAGTACCATGGGAGAATAGCAAAGAACATTATGGTTGCTTCCAGCAGGTCAACTGTAGGAGAAAAAGGGTCGGGCATGAAGAAGTTGCTAACAGGGGAGAGGCCCTTTTATGAGGGGGACGCCTCTGGGAAGCACTACAGGAAATGGGAAGATTATGGGCCTTTGAAGCAAAGCTATAGAGACACACCATCTCTGAGCGGGTCAAAGCAAGGGGGAGAATTTTATCCTGAATCATCTGCACAGTTGCAGGCAGTGTCTTCTACATATAGCATTACCTTTGAAACTAGAAAGCGCAGAATACAAAAGAGTGTTGGAGATGAGGAAGACACCCCATCCCTGTGCAGCGGTGCTTCTGGCAGCCCCATGAGTGGCGATTTTGATCCTAAATTACAAATCCAGGAAGGGCCAAGGACCAGATATGCCATCCAAAGCCACGACAGTTCTGGGCACTCTCACCCGGACCGCTTTGAAATTTGCAGATCCCACCTGCAGTCTGGAAGCCCAGCCACAAGTTTAGAAGAATGCTCTTTGACAAGCGATCAAGAAAAGGCTTCGGAGTCCCTGAGCAGAAAAGGCAACGTAATCTCCGTTATTCAACACACAAATTCATTAAGCCGTCCCAACTCGTTTGAAAGGTCCGAATCTACAGAGCTTGTCGTTTGCCAGCAAGACAAGATGTATTCGTCGTCTGAGACTTGTGAAAGTGAGATTGCAGATTCCCCAATGAGCCCGGATAGGGTCCCGCAAACGGAAAACGCTGACAGCATTGTTTGCAAGCAGCCTTCTTCATCCCAACATTCTCAGTCATATCACATGCAGCCCAGGCTTGTTCGCCAGCATAATATACAGGTACCTGAAATCCGCGTGACGGAGGAGCCCGATAAAcccgagagagagagggaagcccCAGCCAAAGAGCCGGAGAAGCCTGCAGAAGAGTTCCAGTGGCCACAGAGGAGCGAAACCCTTTCTCAGCTGCCGGCCGAGAAGCTACCTCCGAAGAAGAAACGCTTGCGGCTGGCTGACTTGGAGCACTCCTCTGGAGAGTCCAGCTTTGAGTCCACAGGGACGAGCCTTTCTCGGAGCCCTAGCCAAGAGAGCAATTTGTCCCATAGTTCCAGTTTGTCCATGTCCTTCGAGAGGGAGGACAGTATCAAGTTCGTAACGTCGACAAGGCAGGATGAGTTTGGCAAACAGTCCGAGTTTTTAACCGTCCCGGCTGGCGGTTACTCACTCTCTGTCCCTGGGCATCACCAACAGAAGGAAATGAGGCGCTGCTCGTCTGAACAGATGCCCTGTCCCCACCCTGCCGAAATCCCTGAGATCCGAAGCAAATCCTTTGACTATGGGAATCTGACTCATGCTTCTGCAGTGGGTCCGCCTCCTACCTCTTTATCTCCagcaagagaaaggaaaaaatgcTTTTTGGTTCGCCAGGCTTCTTTCAGTGGTTCTCCGGAGATTTCCCAAGCTGATCCAAGCATGGAACAAAATATAAAGCAAGAGCAAATGGAGCACGGTCATGCCGGCCTTCGGTCTTCCCACGTGGCTtggcctctttccccctcttctgtcCAGTCGGATGACTCCGGGAAGCAGTCTGCTGGTTCTTGTCCCCCACGCAGCACTAGTTTATCTCCACTTTCCCATTCCTCAATCCCGCAAGCACCTTATATTCCAAGCAAATACTCAACAGAACAGCAACATCTATTTGCACTGCAAGAAAAGGTTCCCTTTCTCCCCTTCCAGAACACGTTGTTGCAGTTTCCGTATCCGTCAGTCTGCATGGTTCACTTGCCCTCTCAGCCCCTGTGGCCTTCGGAACTCTCTCAGTCCCcctttccacatcattttgtACAGCAGCTTCAGAAAACTTACTCCAAGCAACCTTTCTCAGCTGAAAGCCACCCTGGTTACCACCTGGAATATGCTCAGGAGCATATCAGAAAGAAAACTGCTGATTATGTGCATGCTAAAGAGCAAACCTACCAGCGTTACTCAGGAACATCAGGACAGTATTCTAAAAATGCACTTGCAACATACCAGCCCGATTGTAGCATTAAATCAACCGATACCTCTTCTGAACAACAGCTACAGGTGGATTTTGAAACCCAGAATATTGGGCCTGCCCAATCGTTACCGGGCACAGTTGTTCCCGTCAGGATCCAGACCCACGTGCCATCCTATGGTAGTGTTATGTACACAAGCATTTCCCAGATTCTTGCTCAGAGCAGCAGCCCTGCCATTGTCATTTGCAAAGTCGACGAGACTCTTTCTCAAAGGACATTAGCCACCAGTGCAACCATGCACGGCATAGGATTCAACATAGCGCAGATGTTAGGCCAGCATGGAGGGTTGTGGAAAGTACCGCAGACCTTGTCCCTGAACTTAGATCCTTCCATCCCATTGTGCTTAACCTCCAGCTCAGATAGTGCCTCTACCCTAGGCGGAAACAAGCGAATGCTTTCACCGGCAAGCAGCCTGGAGCTCTTCATGGAAACCAAGCAACAAAAGAGAGTAAAGGATGAAAAGATGTACGGGCAGATTGTCGAGGAGCTAAGTGCTGTAGAACTCACCAGTTCAGACATAAAGAAAAGCTTCCCCAGACCTCAAAAGCCTCAGCTGGTTAGGCAGAGCTGTACTACTGAGCCAAAAGAAAGCGTGCCGTCCTCCTCTCCGTTGCCGTCCTCGTCATCTCAAGATTCGCCAGCTACCAACATGCCTCCCACTGAACTTTCCCCAGTAAGCAGGGAGAAGCTCCCTAGCTTTGACTCTGCTTCTCCAGGGCAAAAGtctagtggtacctcggaaggcCGAGAATCTCCAGAAGAACTGGACGTAGATGAAGCATCATCTGACATGAGTCTCAGCCCCACCAGGTTGCCATCAGCCGAAAGCCAGATAGAAGACGAATCCAAGCAACAGAAATTGCCGTTTGGTATGTTGGTACAAATGGCATCGCAGCCAAGTGGGAAAGCGGTGACTTCGACAATTCTCCTGACAGATCTCGCAGACTTCCAGCAAATCCTACAGTTCCCTAGTTTGCGCACTACCACAACTGTGAGCTGGTGCTTCTTAAACTATACAAAGCCTAGTTTTGTTCAGCAAACAACCCTGAAATCGTCTGTTTATGCTTCATGGTGCATTAGTTCTTGTAACCCAAACCCATCAGGATTGAGTACGAAGATTACCCTTGCACTCCTACGgtccaaacagaaaaacagcacGGAAATGTATACACTGGCTCCAATGTATAGGCCTGGAACAGGGAAACTGACATCATCAAGTGCATGGAAACATTTGGCTCAG atgaaacaGGAGCCATTCTTCCTATATGGCAGCAAGTTTGAAAAGAAAGTAGCGGGGAATGTTATCAAGGAAAGAATTAAAGGAGACAGCCATGGTGATAAAGATATCGTATCCAAACAAACTGAGCCAATGCGAATTAAGATTTTTGAAGGAGG GTATAAATCCAACGAGGATTATGTATATGTCAGAGGACGAGGGCGTGGAAAGTACATTTGTGAAGAATGTGGGattcgctgcaagaagccaagcatGCTCAAAAAACATATCCGAACTCATACAGACGTACGGCCTTATATATGCAAGTTGTGCAATTTTGCCTTCAAAACAAAAG GAAATCTGACAAAACATATGAAATCTAAAGCACACATGAAAAAATGCCTGGAGCTGGGGGTATCTATGACATCGGTGGATGATGCTGAAACAGAAGAAGCAG aaaatatgGATGACACACAACACGAAGTCAAGAAGAGCAGCATGGCTGGTTCGTCAACAGAGCACCAGTTCTCTGATGCTGAGGAATCGGATGGAGATGATGGAGAGGacaatgatgacgatgatgaagaCGAGGATGATTTTGATGACACCCTTGGAGATTCAACACCCAAAACAAGATCCCGAAGCACTAGCCCCCAACCCCCAAGGTTCTCCTCATCTGTGAATGCTGCTACAGCATCCtatgggggttctcctgacagtTCAGTGGGACATTCATCCTTGATAAGTTATCTGGTCACTTTACCAAGCATTCAGGTTACTCAGCTCCTCACACAAAGTGACACTTGTGATGATTCACAGATGACAGAATATCAGAGGTTTTTCCAGAACAAAAGTACAGATTCAGAACCGGACAAAGATAGACTTGACATACCTTGCTGCATGGATGAAGACTACATTGTTTCTTTGGAGTCCAACTCTCCTAGAGACTTTTCATCTTCCAGCAGACAGTCCTCACCTGGGTATGATTCTTCACCGTACAGAGATAATTCGCCAAAGAGGTATTTGATGCCCAAAGGAGATTTGTCACCTAGAAGGCATTTATCACCAAGGAGAGAGATTTCACCCATCAGACACGTATCACCAAGGAAGGAAGCTGTACTGAGGAGAGAGTTATCACCACGGAGAGATGTGTCACCAAGACGCCATCTATCACCAAGGAGACCCATGTCACCTGGGAAAGATGTATCATCCCGAAGAGATCTGTCTCCACGAAGAGAGAGAAGGTATATGGCCTCAGTTAGAGCAGCATCACCCCGAAGAGGGTTGTACCATAACCCAACGTTGCCCATGGGCCAGTATTTGCAGTCGGAGTCAGTTCCATTGGGACAGTCG AGTTCAAGACCAGGATTGTTCCAGGGACCTTATTTCAATATTTCTGGGGAAAAGGGACTTCTGGAGCATCATGGATCTAGCCTGTTCCCTGAGGGTCCTACTGACTATGTCTTCAGCCACCTCCCACTACACTCTCAGCAGCAGCTTCGCGCCCCCATCCCAATGATGCCCATTGGCGGCATCCAAATGGTCCACTCGGTACCTGCAGCCCTTTCAGGTTTACACCCTCCGTCCATCTTGTCCCTCCCCAAAGAGGGCTCTGGTGAAAAGAAGAGGGCAGCTTCGGAAACCATCGCTCAAGAATCGTGCATTGTTTTGAAGCACCACGAGAAGCGCACCTGCCCTCACGCTCTGCACACCACCGCTCAAGGCGCCGCATCGCCTTCTcagcagatgctgctgctgcaacaaagcACTTCGGAAGACGGCGTCGTCGAGAGGGAGCAGGAGGAGAACATACAGACTTGTACAAAAGCCATAGCTTCTCTCCGAATCGCAGCCGAGGAAGGCCTACACGGGACAGAGCAGTCGCAGAGGGATTCTGAGCCTCCGCAGAAACCCTCGGAAAGTGCACATTTTAGCATTAAACACTTTAGTGGCTCCGAGCCAGGCCAGATCTGTGCCTCAGCCACCTCCCCTGACTTGCACAGTGGCGAAAAGGACCTTTTTGGTACATCACAGACTGCGTTATCTCATTCCACCTTTTACAGCAAAAGCAGTGCGGATGTCAGACAGTTAGGCTATCTTAGTAAGCAAGATTCCCCATCAAGCACACCGGAAAGAAGAGAACCACCCTCCGAAAAAAGCAACCCACAGCGATCCGAAAATGTGTGA